The Syntrophorhabdaceae bacterium region TATGAATAACCATATAATCGGCTACGTAGCCGCCTTTCTCACCACCTTCGCAGGTATACCCCAAATCGTCCGTCTCCTCAAACTCAGGGAATCGAGAGACATATCACTGGCAACGGCGCTTTTTCTTGGCATCGGAGTGTTGTTGTGGCTCATCTATGGGCTCGCCATAGGCGACAGGCCGCTCATCGCTGCAAACTCCATCTCCCTGTGTATTTCCGCTGCCACGGTCCTTCTCGTGCTAAGATACCGCTAAAACGACCGCAGAATTACCGCCACCACCTCCCGTCGGTAATCGTCTCGAACTGCAGATAAGTGAGGCCGGTCCGGCTAAAGTTTTTCCTTATACCCTCCTCACCCATGTTGCTATGCTGTTCCGTTATCTCTTGACAACGAACCAATCACGGGCAAATAATGAAGAAGAAGAAGCCTGAGCAAGGCACGTCCGCCTCAATCATACCGGACTTGTACTTGGGGCGCGATGATGAGAGGTTCACCGGCTCTTCGGAGGACGAGCACCATGTCAACGAAGGAATTTATACGATGACGAGCAGCGTCAAACCTTTCGGGGCCGGCAGGAGCAGCTTCGAGTTCGTAGACACGGACCTCGTTCTTCATGCCCTTGCGCTTACGCCGTCAACCGTCTTTGTCGACCTCGGGTGTGGAAAAGGTAACTATACTTTAGCTGTGGCCTCAACTCTTCAGTCGCAGGGCCGGGTATACGGAATTGATGCATGGCAGGAGGGGCTTGACGAGCTGCGGGAGCGCGCAGCGCGTCTCAGTCTAAAGAATATCATTACCATTCAGGCGAACTTAAACGAGCACATACCGATCGAAGACGGTACGGCAGATATTTGCTTCATGGCAACCGTTCTTCATGATCTACTGCGAGACAGCACAGGCAACAAAGCACTAAGCGAGATAGCCAGGGTCCTGAAACCTACGGGTCGAATAGGTATCATTGAATTCAAAAAGATCGAGGACGGTCCCGGGCCACCGCTCAAGGTTCGATTATCTCCGGAGGAAACGGAGCAAATTATCTCGCCTTTCGGGTTTGTGAAGGACCGGTTGACAGACCTCGGGCCTTTTCACTATCTCATTACCGCATCTTTCGCAAAGAAATAGCGGTAGACGCATTGCAGCGCCTCAGGAACGGGTGTTTCTTCCACGAGACTTAAAGAAACCTGATGAGACTCCGAATATCCAGTTGTACGTACGTTGAAGGGCACAAGATGCGGCAGAGCGAGCGGATGCGCTTTCCCTAACGTGCCGTCATGCGGACACATAACATATAACACGGAACACCGTTTACATAAGCTCTTTGAGCTTCACGTAGTCCACCTTACCAGTCCCGAGCTTGGGTATGTCCCGTATATAGATGATCTCTCTGGGACAGGCGAGGTCGGACAAACCCCTCTCACGTATACGCTCCCGCACACTCTTCAATTCCGCGTCTTTATAGTTAGTGACGAGCACAAGCTTCTCGCCCTTCTTTTCATCTTCCACGGGCATAACGACAACCGTTCTGCGCTCGCCGTACAAGCCTGCCAGCGCTTCCTCCACGGCTGTAAGCGATATCATCTCTCCGCTCACCTTGGAGAAACGTTTGAGCCGTCCCACGATTTTGATATATCCCTGAGGGGTCAGCTCCACAATATCACCCGTTTCGTACCAGCACTCATCTTCAACGAGATATTTGTGATTCGCCTTTTCATTTTTCAAATATCCCTTCATCACATTTTTGCCTTTCACGAACAATCCACCCACAGTCCCCTCTTTGCTGTCAATGCCGGCGACGGGGACGAGTTTGCATTGCATGCCGGGAAGCAGCTTGCCTACGGTCCCGTATTCATATTCAAGGGCGCTGTTCATGGCAACGACAGGCGAACATTCAGTCGCTCCGTAGCCTGACATGACCCGCACTCCGTAGGTTTTCGCATAGTTCTCGAAGACTGCGTCATTTAAGGCCTCTGCGCCGCAGTATATATAGCGCATGGCACGAAAGTCATAGGGATGAGCCTTTCTTGCGTATCCGGCAAGAAACGTGTTGGTACCCATGAGAATGGTACACGCCTCATCGTAGACGATTTCGGGAACGATCCGGTAGTGGAGAGGGTTCACATAAAGATAGGCTTTCGCGTTGGCAAACAGAGGCAATATGGTGCCCACGGTCAGACCGAAACTGTGAAATATCGGCAGGGCGTTAAAGAAGTAGTCATCTTCGGTGATGTCAATCCTGGACAGTGTCTGATGGATGTTGGAGATGATATTCTCATGGGAGAGACAAACCCCCTTGGGCACACCTTCAGAGCCGGAGGTGAAGAGAATTACGGCCGTTTCCTTCTGTTCGCCGGATGTCATCTTTTTATGGGACCCGGGGAACGCGCCGGATATGAGTCCTGAGAGCTTTGCCTTGAGGCCGATTTTTGCTTTCAGGTCCTCCATATAAACGAGCTTCCTGCCATCGAATACCGAAGGCGCCAGTTTCACGCGGTCGAGGAATTGCCTTGACGTAACAATAGTCTTGAGATCGGCCAGGTCCATGGCATGTGCAAGTGCCCCGGGGCCGCTCGAATAGTTGAGAAAGACGGCAACCCTTTTGAAAATCTGAAGGCCCATGAAGACAAGGGCTGTGGCCGTCATGTTGGGAAGGAGCACCCCGATATTTTTATCGGGAAACCCCGCCAAATACCTGCCAAGCACAAGGGCCCCCGTGAGCGCTTTTCTGTAGCTCACCTGCACACCGGTCGCGTCTTTGTACGCCATCCGGCCCCCGTTCCTTTTGCACAGGTTGATAAACTCCCGACCGATAAGCGATGTCCGGTTGTGTTTTTCGTAGCGCATGCGACAGAGCATCTGGTAGATGGTATCCGCCGCGGCCTTCTTTTTCATCCTGGGGGCAAGACCATCGAGATTCATGGGCTCATGGATACGACCGACGGTCATGGTGAGGCGGGCGAAAATCTTTCTGCCTCGTTTCTTCCTGGAGAAGATCGTTGAATAGATGTTGTCGAGGTAGATCGGAAGTATATGGGCGCCCGTTTTGTAGGCCACAAACCCGGTGCCCTCGTAAATCTTCATGAGGTTTCCCGTGCTCGTCATACGTCCCTCAGGAAAGATAAGCAGGGCCGTACCCCTGTTGACCTCGTCGATAACTTCCTTCAAGGCATAAGGATTCATGGCGTCAATGGGCACGGTGTATTCATTCTGCATAAAAGGCTTAAAAAGCCTTTTCTTAGCCACGCCGCGGTCTACTATGATCTTCAAAGGAAGCTTGATATATGTCCATATGAGAAGTCCATCCAACAGGCTCGCATGGTTCGAGATGATGATGAGCTTTCCAAAGCTCTTCGGCACGTTCTCGAACCCTTCAATGACGATTCTGTGAATGAGCGTGAAATAGCATTTAAAAACGAACCTCAGCGTCTCAATCACGAGCACCCTGAAATGGCTTCTCTTATCTCCCACAGGTCACCCTCGAGAATCCTCCTCGCCTCATGTTATCACGGATCTTTTCTGTTGCCTTCACAATGATCTTCATGTCGTCTCTTTTCATTCCGGACATGATCTCGCGCACCCTCTCAAAATACCCGGGCTCGAGCTTATTAACCACATCTTAAGCCTTTTCTCGTTATCTTCACGATATTTATACGCCTGTGCCTGGGATCAGCCGCCCGCTCCACAAGAACAGCCCGCCGACTCTCTATCTATTACGTGCCGCGATTGTCTGTTCCCGAAGGTGCGCCATGAAACCGTAGGGATCGCTGACCAGCCGGAAAGCTATCCTTCGCCCGTTCGTAAGCCTCAGAATGATTTTCCCGAAGTTCAGTAGTTTTCCTAGACCGGGTTGGTAAATGTCGGCATCGGCTATTTCGATGAGAGGGATTTCCCATGATCGCTTGACCGGCATGAGCACCCGAATGATCACACGGCGGTCCGTAATGACAAATTCGCTCCTTTGAATGCTCAAATAAGCTAAGACCCCCCATATAACGGCTATGGCAACAAAAAGTAGGGCCGGCAGCCCCTTTGACGGCACGAGAAGTCCTGTTATGAACAGGAGCATGAGCGGACCGCCGAGTAGTGCCCCGTGAAGACCCGTGCGATACACTATCTTTTCGTTCGCCTCTAAAATTTCTTCTGCCGATGCCATGGAACCCCCCGCCGCGCGAGTAAGAGTATTTGGAACTCAGACCTTAATTTTATATCACGTATTCTTTTGTAAAGAAAGTTTCCTCATGAACTCGTAAAGACCTTATTTTCTTTACTTTTATGCCTATAGGCAATACTGCTGAAATATTGTATACTGTATTGAGACATGCAGCTGTCAAAGATTTTGCCGAAGAAGTTCAGCTCCCGACTTTTCCTGATGACCTTGGCTGCCGGTCTCATCCCCGTCGTGATCTTCACCCTCTTGCTCGAAATATACGGCGGCAGGTTTCGACAGGAAATCCAGCAAGCAATCCGACAAGCCTACGAAGAGCAGTGGACCCAGAGCGAGGCAGTGCTTAAGGAATCCGTGGGAACATTGATTGAGCAGAGAGCCACCGACGTGGCTCAGGAGCTTGAGCTAACCATGGAGTCTCACCCCTACATGACGCTCAAGGACCTGCAAAGAGACAACGCCTTTCGGGTGATCGCAGTACAGCCCGTGGGACGTACGGGCTATACGAGTCTTCACGAATCAGGCACGGGCATCATCCGATTCCATAGGATGGCCGCTATCGAAAACATGAGTCCAGGGAATTTAAGGCGCGATTTTCCCTCCATGTGGTCGATTATAGAAAAGAGTCTCGGCGGAGTCTCCGCGCAGGGATTCTACCAGTGGCAGGAGCCGGATGGAGCAGTAAAGCCAAAATATATGTATATCGCCCCGCTCCACGTAAAAACCGCTGACGGCGTTTTGTTGAGTGTAGCCGTAACCGCCTCTGTCGATGAGTTCACCCAGCCCATCAGAGACACGCAGGCGGTCCACAGCAAGACCGCTGAGTACTTAAGCATGGCCGCGGAAAGGCTGCTCAGCTCCTTCAGACACATGGGCCTTTTCTATATGGGCTTAGGCATTCTCATTATCGCCTTTGTCGCGTACGGCGTTGGCATCTATTTCTCCCGAGCTATCAGGCAGTTGAGAGAGGCGACGAACAAAGTCAACAGCGGTGATCTGAACGTAACGCTTACACCCTCCATGTCGGGCGAGGTCAAGACCCTTATGGAGGATTTCAACCGGATGATCCGTCAGCTCGCCGAAACCACGGTTTCTAAGGAGCTCCTTGAGGAAAGCGAGCGGCGCCTTATAGACGCCAATTATGAGCTTCAGCATGAGGTGAATGTCCGAACCCTGGCAGAAAAAGCCCTGGCCACGGAGAAGGAGCGGCTGGCCATCACGTTGGGCTCAATCGCGGACGGAGTTATCACCACAGACGCCGACGGCAAGGTCATTTTTCTCAACCGAACGGCGGAAGGACTCACGGGCTGGTCGCAGATAGAAGCTTTCGCCCGTTCCTTTACCGATGTTTTTCACGCCGTTGAGGAAAGGACAAGGACAGAGGTCGAGGACCCCTTGCGGAGCGTCGTTGAAACCGGCGAACCCATGAACGCTGAAAAAGTTGAGATTCTCGTAAGCAGGGATGGCTCAGAAAAGATCGTCACGCTAAACGGCGTGCCCATCAGAGAGAAAGACAGCACCGTGATGGGGGTTGTTGTCGTGTTCCGTGATATTACGGAAAAACGCAAGATGGAGGAGGAACTGCTCACAGTGCGCAAGCTCGAGTCCGTGGGCACGCTGGCCGGAGGCATTGCCCATGATTTCAATAACCTTCTCGCTGTGATTTTGGGCAACATCTCATTCGCAAAAATGCTGGTCGACCCTGCGAGCAAGGTGCACCGGCGCTTGACCGAGGCTGAGGAAGCAACCCTGCGGGGAAAAGATCTCACGTACAGGCTTCTCACCTTCTCAAGAGGCGGCGAGCCGTTGAAAAGGGTGATGGGCCTCAAAAATATTATAAAGGATTCCACGCGGCTCACGCTGAGTGGGTCCAACGTAAAGGCCTCTTTCGTCTTTCCCGACAACCTATATCGGGCTGAGATTGACGAGGGGCAGATGCGACAGGTAATTCACAATGTGGTCATAAACGCAAAAGAGGCCATGCCAGAGGGCGGAAAAATCATTATCAAGGCAAAAAATATAACACTCACGGCTCAGGACATGGTCCCTCTTGCTGACGGCGACTATGTAAAGATTTCCATAGAAGATCAGGGAACGGGTGTTCCCGCCGAAGATCTCGCGAGAATATTTGATCCTTACTTTACGACAAAAGACATGGGCAATACCAAGGGCATGGGGCTCGGTCTTGCTATCTGCTATTCCATCATCAAGAACCATAACGGATTTATCTCCGCCGAATCGCAGGTTGGGGTGGGGACAACCATCCAAATCTATCTTCCTGCATATCGGGAAGCGCTCAAGGCGGATGAGACCGAGGAACTACCGGATGATTCCTTACAGTTCAGGATTCTCTACATGGACGATGAGGAGGCATTGAGAGGTATTGCGCGAGAAATGCTCGAACATCTCGGTTTTCATGTTACCTGTGTCAGTGACGGCGCGGAGGCCTTTGAGGCCTACTCCGCGGCGATGCAATCGCGCAACCCCTTTGATCTCGTCATAATGGACCTCACCATACCTGATGGCATGGGAGGGAAGGAGGCTATTGAGAAGTTGCGTGAGATAGATCCCGGCGTTAAAGCTATCGTATCAAGCGGATATGCCAACGATCCCATTATCAAGAACTTCAAGGAATATGGTTTTCTCGGGGTGATTGCAAAACCCTATGATGTTGAGGCCTTGGATTCGGTCATCAAGAACGTTATGACGGAAGGAACATAAGACTTAAGCCCGTCAAGCGGTCAGGATCTTTTCCATCTCCACAATCTCGTCGTCCACGGTTTCCAGTTCGTACACGAATTTAAATACGTCCAGGTCGGCGATCTCCGGGACCGACTTTTCTATGGTCTTGAAGGAGTCGATCTCTGCCAGCACGACGCCGCTCTTGTCGCCGCCAAAACCAAAATAGCGAAGCCGGGCGAGCTGGTCCGCCAGGGAAATTACGGAAACGGCGGTCCGACTGTGCTCCGGGGCGCTTGTAACGGCATGGTGGAATCGGGTGACATCGGCAAAGATTTCAGGCAGTTTCCATTTATCCATCACAAACCCGCCGATCGTGTCATGGGATTCGCCGATGAATCGCTTTTCCGCTTCAATCATGGAAATGCATTCATCAAAGGTGGTCTGAATCACAATGGTATATATGTCATGGGCAAACCTGTCGAGGATCACCTTTCCCACGTCGTGGAGCAGACCCAGGAAATAGGCCGTATGCTGGTCTCCTGTTCTCAGTTCCCTGCATATCTTTCGCGCAATAACCCCCGTCGCCACCGAGTGTTTCCAAAAGTCGTTAGAATTAAAGGTCTGCTCGTTGCGGGCAGGCATCAAGGCCCGGTATGTACCGCAGGCAAGACATATCATAGTGATTTCTCTCATGCCGAGCATTTTGACGGCATGATCCACGGTCGCCACCTTATACGGGAGCCGGTAGAACGCCGAGTTGGCCACCTTCAGGACGTTCATGCTCATAGAAGGGTCCTTTGCCACGATCCTCCCTAAGGCCGTCATGTCCACATTTTCATCCTCCAGCGCCCTGAGTAATTCCGACATTACTACGGGAATGGGGGGAAGAAAGTCGATAATCGTCTCAATTCTTTTGGCAAAATCCTTTATCAATCCACACCGCCGCCGATACGCCCGGCCGCCTGCGCGTGGGCGCTCTATAATATGATCGGATGGATAGTAAGATTCCTTAAGTTTCGTGGATGGCAGGTTCATTCGGGCTTGCTAACGCGACTCTCATTTCTGTTGTCCGCCCTCGCAAGCCATTTTCCCGTTGAAAAATAGCCTGTATTGCAGTAAAAATGGAGATGGGTACCGGTCAACGGGAGGATCAAATTCCGTGACTATTGCCTTAAAACGCGTAACGGAGAAGAAATGGCCACGACAACTATCGCCTGGCCGCCGAGGTGCTCGTGAGAACTCGAGTGATCAACCATCCCATCTCTTTCCCAAAAGGGAACAATTCCATTGGCTCACGTGTCTCATAGAGTGGACGATAAAGGTTGCACGTCGGCCGATTCCGACGTCGAGTGCGTTTCACTGATCAAAGAAGGTCGACTTGAGGCCTTCGAGGAACTCGTGGAGAGATACCAGAAGAGAATGCTCAACATCGCATACAGGATGATCGGCGACTATGACGAGGCCTGTGAGGTTGTCCAGGAAGCGTTTCTGTCGGCCTATCGCGCTATAAAAAAGTTCAGAGGCGATGCCAAGTTCTCCACCTGGCTTACGGGCATCACCATGAACCACGCAAAGAACCGCCTGAGGCAGATCAAGTCCCGGTCTTATCATGAGGTTACGACCTTTGATGACCCCGTGGATGCCGCTTCCTCGGAGACAGTCTACGATACTCAAGCCCAGGATACGCCCGCGCTCGAGCAGTTGGAGCGGAACGAAATCCGCCAAAAGGTATGGGAGTGCATCGGCACCCTGGATCAGGACCATCGGGAGGTGCTGGTCTTACGGGATATTGAGGAGTTCTCCTACGAAGAAATAGGCCTTATTTTGAAAATCCCCGACGGTACGATAAAGTCCCGACTTTCTCGCGCAAGGTCTGCGCTCACACAATGTTTGAAAATGAAGAAGGTCATTGGTGATCTATGACAATAAAGATCCACGTCGAGGATAAACTGTCCCAATACATTGACGGAGTCCTTTCTGCCCGTGAGACAAGGCTCGTGGAAGAGCACCTCGCAGCCTGCGGTCCTTGCAGCGCGGCTTTCTCGGACCTCAAGAAGGCTCGGGAACTCGTGCATGACCAGGAAGAAGTGGACGTGCCTGCCTGGTTCACCAAAAAGGTCATGGCGCGCCTGGCCCAGGAAGTGGAACCCGAAAAAAACATATTCGAGAAACTTTTCCGTCCGTTGCGCATCAAGATTCCCATAGAGGTCATGGCCACCTGCATCGTTGTGGTGCTCGCCTTATACCTTTACAGAACCATGGGACCGGAGATGACGACACATGTGAACCCCCGGGAAAAGACTCCGGCCGCCCCGGAACAGACCATGAGGGAACCCCCCGCGGAGACCTCTTTGCCGGCCCGCCCGGACGAAGAGAAGACAAGAGGGATCTCAAATGGCCTCGCAATCGGTGAGACAGGAAAACCTGCCGGCCGCGCGCACGATACACGGACAGACGAGCTTAAGAAAGAAGAATCGGCCGCCGCAAAATCTTCAGAACAGGAAGCGGCATTAAGACAAACAGAGAAACCACAAGCGGCAGGTACACCCAATCAATCTGCGGCAGGCCCCGCACGGGAATCCGTTGCCACGGCAGTGCCACCTGACACTCAATCCCGGGGGATAGACCGGATGGCTCCTTTTTCAACCGGTTCCGCAACGCCGGGCACAGTGACGGCTAAGAAGGGACCACAAGCGTTTTCTCACGAACGTCCGATGCAACGTGCGATTCCCCGTGAGATCGTGATAAGTGTGTATACCGAATACAGAGAGGCAGCAACGGAGAAGATTGAGGCTGAGCTTAAGCGTTTTGGCGCACGCAACGTGAGCAAAGAAAACCGCGAAGACCGTGAAGTCTTCATCGCGCTGGTGGCCGGTCAAAGCGTTAAAGGGCTTTTCGATGCGCTCAAAACCGCAGGGGAAGTCCGCAGCGCAGATATTACGGCTAATACCTCGGAAGACTATACAACAGTCCGTATAGAGATAAGGGGCAGCCCCTGAGACGGCCGACCGGATAATCGGCTACTGGCTTGTGTTTTCCCTGTTTCCCTCTTTACCATTTTCTGAGATATCAGGCGGTTCTAATTTGTCTTTAAGCTTGTCGGAGACTATGGCGCCCGCCTGTTGCTCCGCCTCTCCCGATTTCTTTTTGGCGTCGTCCTTGACCTTCTTATAGGTATCGACGGCCGTCTCCATGCGTTCGCAGCCCGACAGAAAAACGGCGAAGAAAACGCTAACGATAATGCAGATAACCCTCTTCATAGTTCACCTCTATTACAGGATTCACAGCCCCCTTTGAGGTCATGAGTGTGGAACGGGGCACATAAAACCCTTGTCACTCCACCTCAAGCCTCGCGTCAACAGCAATCGCCCCCGCTCCCTCTCCCAGGAGAATGAACGGGTTGACCTCAAACGACCTGATCTCAGGGTGCTCGGCGAGAAGCCGTGAGATGGCGATAAGCGCTCGAATAAAAGCCTCTCTGTCATATGGAGGGCTTCCCCTGAATCCCTCGAGAATAGCGGACCCCTTTAGCTCCGAGATCATCTGCCTGGCCGTTTCTTCATCGATCGGCGCTACCCTGACCGCCACATCATTATAGACCTCAACGAATATGCCCCCGTATCCGCAGAGAATGGTCGGCCCGAACTCCGCATCGTGACGGCCGCCGATAATCATCTCGCATCCTGGCGGCGCCATCCGCTGAAGAAGGAAGGGCCCCGTTTCGATCTTGCGAAACGCCTTCGCGAGCATCTCTTCGTTCTCAATGTTGAGTACCACCGCGCCATGTTCGGTTTTATGGAGCACATTGGGCGAAGCGGTCTTCAGCGCTACCGGGAAGCCTATTTTACGGGCAGCATTGAGACCTTGCACCACGTCGGCTACGATAGTGAAGTCTGCCACGGCAAGACCGTATTGCCTGAGAAGATGAAAAATCCCGTCCACGGGCATAATACCGGGCGCAAGCGAGGAGGCAGCGGTCCGAGTGTCTGAAAACTTCCGGCCCGTGAGATTTCTCGCAGAAATACCCTCACGGCGACTGAAATGCTCATAAGACTGACGGAGCCCTTCAAGCGCTTCGTCCACGTGGGCAAAAACGGGGAAGTTGGCCGTCTCCGCGGTCGAAATTAGATCCGGCAAATCTTCTCGATGAGGCACCAGACAAAATACCACGGGCTTGCCGTATCGTTTCGAGAGCTCTGCTGAAAGGGAAACGAAGTGTTTGGTAGAGTCGAGCTCGACACGGAGCGCATAAGAATGCACTATGAGGACGCCGTCCACACCCTTTTCCCCAAGGGCCTCTTCGGTAATTTCCAAAAATACATTAATATCGAATATATCCCCCAGATCAACAGGGTTCGTCCTCCGTATGATCCCGGCCCTGGTCTTCTCTGAGAGCATCTCAAAAAAATGATCAGAAAAAGATGCCACGTGAAAACCATGCCGGTGGGCGCTGTCCGCAGCGAGCACGCCGTGCCCTCCGGAACGCGAGATGATGGCGAGGTTTTGCCCCCGTGGGTGCGGCAGAGCAAAGGCTTTGAAACATTCTATCATCTCCTTGATACTTTCAACGCGATGAACCCCAGCCTGTCTCGCCGCATCGTCCACAACCCGGTCATCGCCTGCAAGGGCTGAAGTATGGAACCTGGCTATTTCTCTGCTCGCCGGACTTCTGTTGGATTTGAGAAGAACGATGGGCTTACTCGTGCCCGCCGCCAGATCCATGAGCCTCCTCCCGTCGCAGATATTTTCTAAGTACATCCCGATCATTTCTGTGCCCGGATCGGAAATGAAGTATTCCAGAATATCATTCTCATCGAGGACGAGCTTATTGCCGACGCTGACCAGCTTGTTCACGCCAAGGCCGGCCATGTTACAAAGAACCATGGTATCATGGACAAGGCCGCCGCTCTGCGTGATGATTGATATAATTCCTTTCTTGGTCTCGTGAGGGTAGAGAGGAAAAAAGGGCAGGATCAGACCATTCTCGATATTTACAATGCCCACGCAATTCGGCCCAACGATCTTCATGCTCCATTTTCTTGCTGTCTCAAGAATCTGCGTTTCCAGGTTTTTCCGGTCCTCTCCGTATTCCGAGAACCCGCCTGTTTCGATGATGGCCCTACGCACGCCTTTTTGTGCGCATGTTTCAAGGGCCTCCGGCAATCGCCCCGCCGGAACCATAAGAACTGCCAGGTCGGGTGTGCAGGGTAAATCCCGCATATTCGTATAAATATCTCTGCCCTTCAGCGAGCCGCCTTTTGAGCCCACGAGATATACGTCTCCTTTAAATCCAAAGCGATGAAGGTTATCCATGATACCGCGAGCATTATTGGACGGGGAATTAGAGACGCCGATAATAGCCACGCTTTGAGGAAAAAACATCGTTCTCATAGACACTCCAGTATGATATATTTGCCTGCCATATTCACTGTAACCTGTCTTTATGCGCTCTTTCCCGCCCTCAAAGTCTTCAAGGCAAGCACGAGCCAGAGAAGCGCGTTTATCAAGAGCACCCCGGGAAGGATGAGGGTTGCCTTTTTGAGATCACCGTTCATGGAATCCGCGAGGCGCCCGATAATCTCCGGCGACCACATGTCGCCAAACAGATGGATCATAAAAATGGAAAGTGCCATAGAGCTTGATCGAAGGTTCACCGGCACAGTTTCTAGAATCAGTGTAT contains the following coding sequences:
- a CDS encoding ATP-binding protein, whose translation is MQLSKILPKKFSSRLFLMTLAAGLIPVVIFTLLLEIYGGRFRQEIQQAIRQAYEEQWTQSEAVLKESVGTLIEQRATDVAQELELTMESHPYMTLKDLQRDNAFRVIAVQPVGRTGYTSLHESGTGIIRFHRMAAIENMSPGNLRRDFPSMWSIIEKSLGGVSAQGFYQWQEPDGAVKPKYMYIAPLHVKTADGVLLSVAVTASVDEFTQPIRDTQAVHSKTAEYLSMAAERLLSSFRHMGLFYMGLGILIIAFVAYGVGIYFSRAIRQLREATNKVNSGDLNVTLTPSMSGEVKTLMEDFNRMIRQLAETTVSKELLEESERRLIDANYELQHEVNVRTLAEKALATEKERLAITLGSIADGVITTDADGKVIFLNRTAEGLTGWSQIEAFARSFTDVFHAVEERTRTEVEDPLRSVVETGEPMNAEKVEILVSRDGSEKIVTLNGVPIREKDSTVMGVVVVFRDITEKRKMEEELLTVRKLESVGTLAGGIAHDFNNLLAVILGNISFAKMLVDPASKVHRRLTEAEEATLRGKDLTYRLLTFSRGGEPLKRVMGLKNIIKDSTRLTLSGSNVKASFVFPDNLYRAEIDEGQMRQVIHNVVINAKEAMPEGGKIIIKAKNITLTAQDMVPLADGDYVKISIEDQGTGVPAEDLARIFDPYFTTKDMGNTKGMGLGLAICYSIIKNHNGFISAESQVGVGTTIQIYLPAYREALKADETEELPDDSLQFRILYMDDEEALRGIAREMLEHLGFHVTCVSDGAEAFEAYSAAMQSRNPFDLVIMDLTIPDGMGGKEAIEKLREIDPGVKAIVSSGYANDPIIKNFKEYGFLGVIAKPYDVEALDSVIKNVMTEGT
- a CDS encoding sigma-70 family RNA polymerase sigma factor, which codes for MDDKGCTSADSDVECVSLIKEGRLEAFEELVERYQKRMLNIAYRMIGDYDEACEVVQEAFLSAYRAIKKFRGDAKFSTWLTGITMNHAKNRLRQIKSRSYHEVTTFDDPVDAASSETVYDTQAQDTPALEQLERNEIRQKVWECIGTLDQDHREVLVLRDIEEFSYEEIGLILKIPDGTIKSRLSRARSALTQCLKMKKVIGDL
- a CDS encoding PH domain-containing protein; amino-acid sequence: MASAEEILEANEKIVYRTGLHGALLGGPLMLLFITGLLVPSKGLPALLFVAIAVIWGVLAYLSIQRSEFVITDRRVIIRVLMPVKRSWEIPLIEIADADIYQPGLGKLLNFGKIILRLTNGRRIAFRLVSDPYGFMAHLREQTIAARNR
- a CDS encoding HDOD domain-containing protein yields the protein MNLPSTKLKESYYPSDHIIERPRAGGRAYRRRCGLIKDFAKRIETIIDFLPPIPVVMSELLRALEDENVDMTALGRIVAKDPSMSMNVLKVANSAFYRLPYKVATVDHAVKMLGMREITMICLACGTYRALMPARNEQTFNSNDFWKHSVATGVIARKICRELRTGDQHTAYFLGLLHDVGKVILDRFAHDIYTIVIQTTFDECISMIEAEKRFIGESHDTIGGFVMDKWKLPEIFADVTRFHHAVTSAPEHSRTAVSVISLADQLARLRYFGFGGDKSGVVLAEIDSFKTIEKSVPEIADLDVFKFVYELETVDDEIVEMEKILTA
- a CDS encoding class I SAM-dependent methyltransferase: MKKKKPEQGTSASIIPDLYLGRDDERFTGSSEDEHHVNEGIYTMTSSVKPFGAGRSSFEFVDTDLVLHALALTPSTVFVDLGCGKGNYTLAVASTLQSQGRVYGIDAWQEGLDELRERAARLSLKNIITIQANLNEHIPIEDGTADICFMATVLHDLLRDSTGNKALSEIARVLKPTGRIGIIEFKKIEDGPGPPLKVRLSPEETEQIISPFGFVKDRLTDLGPFHYLITASFAKK
- a CDS encoding AMP-binding protein, which codes for MGDKRSHFRVLVIETLRFVFKCYFTLIHRIVIEGFENVPKSFGKLIIISNHASLLDGLLIWTYIKLPLKIIVDRGVAKKRLFKPFMQNEYTVPIDAMNPYALKEVIDEVNRGTALLIFPEGRMTSTGNLMKIYEGTGFVAYKTGAHILPIYLDNIYSTIFSRKKRGRKIFARLTMTVGRIHEPMNLDGLAPRMKKKAAADTIYQMLCRMRYEKHNRTSLIGREFINLCKRNGGRMAYKDATGVQVSYRKALTGALVLGRYLAGFPDKNIGVLLPNMTATALVFMGLQIFKRVAVFLNYSSGPGALAHAMDLADLKTIVTSRQFLDRVKLAPSVFDGRKLVYMEDLKAKIGLKAKLSGLISGAFPGSHKKMTSGEQKETAVILFTSGSEGVPKGVCLSHENIISNIHQTLSRIDITEDDYFFNALPIFHSFGLTVGTILPLFANAKAYLYVNPLHYRIVPEIVYDEACTILMGTNTFLAGYARKAHPYDFRAMRYIYCGAEALNDAVFENYAKTYGVRVMSGYGATECSPVVAMNSALEYEYGTVGKLLPGMQCKLVPVAGIDSKEGTVGGLFVKGKNVMKGYLKNEKANHKYLVEDECWYETGDIVELTPQGYIKIVGRLKRFSKVSGEMISLTAVEEALAGLYGERRTVVVMPVEDEKKGEKLVLVTNYKDAELKSVRERIRERGLSDLACPREIIYIRDIPKLGTGKVDYVKLKELM
- a CDS encoding SemiSWEET transporter — protein: MNNHIIGYVAAFLTTFAGIPQIVRLLKLRESRDISLATALFLGIGVLLWLIYGLAIGDRPLIAANSISLCISAATVLLVLRYR
- a CDS encoding DUF2275 domain-containing protein, whose protein sequence is MTIKIHVEDKLSQYIDGVLSARETRLVEEHLAACGPCSAAFSDLKKARELVHDQEEVDVPAWFTKKVMARLAQEVEPEKNIFEKLFRPLRIKIPIEVMATCIVVVLALYLYRTMGPEMTTHVNPREKTPAAPEQTMREPPAETSLPARPDEEKTRGISNGLAIGETGKPAGRAHDTRTDELKKEESAAAKSSEQEAALRQTEKPQAAGTPNQSAAGPARESVATAVPPDTQSRGIDRMAPFSTGSATPGTVTAKKGPQAFSHERPMQRAIPREIVISVYTEYREAATEKIEAELKRFGARNVSKENREDREVFIALVAGQSVKGLFDALKTAGEVRSADITANTSEDYTTVRIEIRGSP